The following DNA comes from Ornithobacterium rhinotracheale DSM 15997.
AAAGCCAATTGTATGTGTGGAAAAGTGAAAAAACAACAGACATAGCTATCAAATAGAAATAAAAAGATTTGATTTTAGTTAAACGCAGTAATTTATACAATAAATATTGAGAAAGTATAGTTTCAATAATGGGGGCGAAAATGACAATTGTGGTAAATTTTTCTACAACATCAGAAAAATCAAAATTAGCGTTTACCCCATCGTAACCAAAGAAATGCTCGTTGATACAGGAGAAGAAACACCCATTAATAATCATCGCTACGATTGTGGAAATAATAAAAAAGATTCTATGTGTTTTCATCTAAAAAAATAATTCATAGAATTAAAAATGATATGAATGGCAATAGGGAATAAAATATTTCTCGTGGAGATAAAAGAAAAACTTAAATAAGTTCCTGCTAAAAATGCAAAAATGTATTGCTCGGGTGAATGGACAAATGTAAAAAGGCAATTGGAAATAATGAAAGCAATGATATAGTGGTATTTTTTATAACGCTGCATCAGTCCATTTAAGATAATTCTCCTAAAATATAACTCTTCAAAAATAGGGGCTATTACGGAAACGCTTAAAGCTGAAAATGTAACTTCTTTTTTACTTGGATAATTTAGTTGGATTGATAAAGCATAATCTATGAGTAGCAATATAATAGGAGCAAATAGAACAGATAAAAAACCTATTTTGATATATTTTTTTTCGAAGAAAGTAATAGGGGTATTTTTTCTTTTATTGTATAAAATAACCAAAAGGCAAGGGAAAAGTATCGCAAATACCATTAATATATTTAAAGAAGCAAACGAGACTTCTTGAACGATATTGTCTATTATGAAAACACCTATCCCAGCAAAAATGAAAGAAAATAGGATGAGAGCGAGTACTTTTAATATTGTGTTTGGGAAAAAATTCTTTTTCATGATTTCTTAAATGTTATCTATTATTAAAGTTGATTAAAAGAGTAGTTTCCTTTCCGTCATAAATGAGTTTAGATGTTGATTTTAAGGGAGTGATTCCATTATCTTCCCTTTTAAAGAAAAAATCTTGATACTCAAATTTATCATCACTTATTCTTAGTGTAAAGGAAGAATTTGATAAGACATAATCATCATCAAGTCGAATTATAATAGATAAATTACCATCTTCATTTTTTTCAAAAGAATCACTATAAATTTCTTTACCTCTCTTGTCTAATTTAAAAGCCCACTCTTTGTTATTTATTTTAGTGCAGTAAAATCCTTTTTGAGCAAAATTGTAATAGGAAATAAGCCAAGAGCTATAAAAACTCCGTAAAACATTCTTTAATAATAAAAGATGTTTCTTGTCAAGGTTTTTGGGGGTGTTTTTTATTCTTAAACGCCCGTTTGTCATAATTTTTCCAGATATTTTTTCTTCTAAAAAACTAAAATAAATCAAGTTTTTCTTCCTCAATAGTTGAGAGTTATTTTTATTAAAAATAGAACGAAAATTCTCTAAACTATTTTTTCCTGAAGCAGAAACATCTGCAAGATTTATAGTGTCGAGAATGTTGCTTGCATTACGATATGTATTCTGCTGAGCATGCACGGAAAGAGATAAAAGAAAGATGAATAAATAAATGTTTTTCATGTTAAATTTTTCTACAAATTTAAATGTTTTTAGCTTTGTGTGTAAATAAGACACCTAAAAACATGAAAAATTACTTTTTGAGTCTGTTGTTTTTATGCTTATGCGTGAGTGTGGGAGCACAAGAAAGAATAAAATTAAGCCAAGTTGATATAGATAATAAAACTTCTTATTTTAAATTCAAAGAATCTCTAAATTCAGAGAATGGATTCAAGGAAAAGGAGCAATTGAAATTTAAAGGTGAGTATATAAAGGAGGGAGAATTAATACCTTTTGAAGGTGAAATATCATATAAGTTTTTTAGTAGAAAAGGAAATATAAAAATTTCTAGAATAAATTTTACTGAAAAAAATAGTTATAGAGAGATTATTGAACCAATTTTGAAAAGGTCGATAGAGTTGTCTTATTATCCTTATTTCCTTATCCTAAATGATAGGATGGTTAAATTAAATTGTAATTTAGATAAAAATGGAGATTACTTATTTAAACCGCTTATAGAAGATAATAAGAAAGTGACAAAAGAAGACAAGAATGCTAATTTTTATTTTTCTCTAACTCTTAATAAAGATAACCGAATACAATATGCAAGATCAGAGATAATGGATTCGGAAAATACAGATTATATGATAGAAACAGAATATGGAATGATTACAAATGAAGTAGTTATAAAATCTGCTTTTATAAAACTAACGAATATACATTCGAAAAATACGATAGAAATAAGATTTTCAAGAGAAGATTAATGAAAAAATTAAAATCTCTCACTATTTATTATTTTTTAAGTAGTAATTCCTTTCGTCTTATTTTCTATTTAGTATTGAGGTTCTAAAAAAGAAAATCATATCTTTGGTGGTGAATTAAAGTCTGAATGAATCAATATTTTAAACTTCAATACATTATGATCAATCGTAAGATGATTGATGAGGGGCTTGCTCCTATATTGGGGTATATGCTTATTCCAGTGGCTTTTTTTTATTTGTCAAATTTTCTTTTTCAGAAAATTGATTTTGCCAATTATTTAATGGTACTTGCGTCAATCATGTTTCAGTTTAATCTGTCGGGAAAAGCTAGAAATAATTTTCTGTCAATAATATTTAGCAATGCAATCAAAAATAAAATAAGAATTATAGAAAATTTAATCGTAGCACTTCCTTTCTTGCTCATGTTGGTGTATAACGGATGTTTTATAGAATCTATTATTTTAATATTAATTTCTCTATTACTCTCATTTGTAGTGTTTAGAAATTTGGGATTCACAATACCCACTCCTTTTTCAAATAAACCTTTTGAATTTTGCAACGGATTTAGAAAGAGTATTCTGTTGTTACCAGTAGCATATGGAATTGCTATTATTGCGAGTAATGTAGAAAATGTCAATTTAGGACTATTTTCAATTTTATTAATCAACCTAACGGCGATTAGTTATTATGTAAAGCCAGAGACAGAGTATTATGTCTGGATTTATTCATGTTCGCCCAAAAGGTTTTTAAGAGAAAAAATGTATACAGGAACAAAATTTTTAATTATTTTGAATTTGCCTATCTTGATACCCTTGCTTTATGTCTTTCATGCGGAATACGAAATCATACTATTTATTTATATTGTAAGCGTATTGCTGCTTTGGCTAGTGATTCTTGGTAAATATTCAGCGTATCCCAGAGAAATGAATTTGTATGAATTCATTGTAATTGTAGGCAGTGTTTTCTTTTTACCATTATCTTTGATAACGATACCCTATTTTTATAACAAATCATCTAAAAATTTAAAGACACTTTTACATGATTAAGATAGATAGATTAAACAAAAACTTTGGAAATAACGAAGTTTTAAAGGATATTTCGCTAGAGTTTTTAGAAGGAAATATTTATGGAATTGTAGGAGAAAATGGAGCAGGCAAAACAACTTTATTTAGATGTATCGCTGGGCTAGAGAGTTATAGTGGAGAAATATTATCAGAAAATAAACCTCTTAAAAACCATTTGGGCTATCTCGAAACAGAGCCATTCTTTTATTCAAGAATAACGGGTAAAGAGTACATTCAACTTTTGTGCAATGCTAGAAATAAGAAAGTTAATATAGACGAAAAAAATATTTTCGGTCTTCCCTTGGAGCAGTACGCATCCACATACTCAACGGGAATGAAAAAGAAATTAGCCTTAACTGCAATTTTACTTCAAGAAAATAAATATTATATCTTAGACGAGCCATTTAATGGCATAGATATTCAGAGCAGTATTATACTTGTGGATATAATTTTAAAACTAAAAGAATTAAACAAAATAGTATTGATTTCATCTCATATATTTTCTACGCTTGTAGATACTTGTGATAAAATCATTTTTCTAAATAAAGGGCAAGAGCCAAGAATAATTCAAAAGTCTGATTTTAAAGACTTAGAAAAAGAAATGAAATCAAAATTAATTTTAAAAGGCGTTGAAGATATCTTTAAATAAAAATAATGCAATGGTGATATGTCAAAGCGTTGTCTTAGAAAAAGGAAAAATCCAAGTTAGGGTTGCAAAATTTCGATTTAATTTGGGCTAGTTGTTTCCATTCTTTGGGTATTATATCCATGTCTAGCATCATGCTCTGCACATTGTTTTCCTAGATAAAAAACCATGTATCCCAATATAACTAAATAAAACAGATATTTTTCTTTGCGATGTAGCAAACTTGCCAACCCTAAAGATAAAAGAGAGATATCTCTTTTCATAAGAGTTTGTCGTTTTGATTAGGCTAACAAATGTACATATTGTATTTGTTACAACAAAGAAAAAAATAAGAAATTAATTTAAAATTATTTAATTTTCTGATATTCTATAAATCAGCCCACAGTTGAATCTTAAATCCTTGTTTAAAGAAGGCGATTCTGGGATGAAGCCTTTTGTTTTTGCAGAGATACCTGTGTTAAAGTAGAAGGAATTGTCTCTTTCTTTTTTATAAGAATATATTTTGTATCCAATGTTTAATTCAGCTCCTAGTCCCAGATGTTTTGAAGAGCTTCTGAAATCTAAGTCTTTTGGTTGAGACCATACATCAAAAGAAGTATTTATTAATAAATTATCGCCCAATTCATAATTATGTAATTTTATCCCGCCTGCAATGAAAAAATTGTCTTTGTTGAAATACTCTCTTATGTAAGGATTTATCTTGATGTTTTTTCCGACATGAAAATAATAGAAATCTTGCGTAATGTAATCCCCGAAAGGAGATAAGGAGTACCCTAAACTGAAGGAGAATTTATTTCCATTTTTTAATTTGAAATTACTTATTCCAAATAGGCTAGGGTTTATAAAATTAATGAAAGACAGATATGCAATTCTTCTTGTGTATCTTTTTTCTTCTCTGTTGAGCTCAGACCACTTAGTATATCTATAAAATTTCCCTTTAGGATTATAGATATTTCTTGCCATTCCCCAGATGTCATGCCCCACAACATCTCTTTCAAGCTCTGGCTTTTTTGTTTCGTCTATCGAGAGCTTTTGGTTAATCAAAGATGTGAGGTAATAGGAGCCGACACCGATGTGCCTCGTTATAACATCCGCTTTTACATTTTTATAATCTTGTTCATCAAATGCAAGTTTAGCATTCATAGATCTTAAATAAGTGTAGTCAGATTCTAGCCCCGCAGTATGTAGTCTAATGTAATTAGGTAAATCAGTTTCTTTTAGATTTTTCAAAGTAGCATCAGAAACCCCAATTACCTTGGCTACACCATCTTTGTCAAAGAAAGGAACATTTATAGCACCTATATTCAGCTCGGTCAAAACAGAGCGATGCCCCTCCTCGTGTGTTAGCGGTTGGAAGAAAATAGCAGTGCTTACATAGGAGAAAAGTGTGTATTTATCACTTATTTTTTCATTTTTCAAATAAATTTCATTTGAAACAAATCGCGTAGCTTCTTGAACATAAGTATTAGACTGTCTCATAGACATTAACTTAGTCCCATCCATTATAGGTGCTTCGTAAAATGTTTTCTGTTGGGCATAAATAGAGGCAGATAAAAGAAAAATGAATAAATAAATGTTTTTCATGTTAAATTTTTCTACAAATTTAAATGTTTTTAGATTTTTATGTAAGTAAAAAAAAGAAAAATAGTTTTTGAAAATAAATTATTTAAATAAAAGAAAATTACTATATTTGTTTAGAGTTGAAAGTTAATTTGTTATGAAAAGAATAATAGAAGATAAGAGAAATTTAGATATTTTAATTTATGTCTTAGCTGCAATTTTATTTGTCATGTCTTGCGCTTTGGGGTATAGCGTAGGTCTCCGTATTTTATCTTGATTAAAAACGGAGTATGTTTTTAGAATCAGAAATTAAAAATAATAAATAGGAATCATAAATCCCTAAACCCCGACTGAACATCGCTTTGTAGTTGCAAAAGCGCACCCGAAAAAGGTTCGCTACCTTCCACCGATTTTTTGAGAATCATTGTTTGCAAATCTTCGGCAGAAGCGTTTGGCTTGAGCGTGTCTTTGCATTGTTTTATAAAGTTTTGCGTGGCATTTTTAGTCGAAAAAATGATTTTCCAAGTATCGGGCAAGATGTAAATCTGTTGGCTTAAATTATGGTCATACTCTTCTTGTATAGAATGCACCAGAGCGTATTCATACTCTTCTAGCGAGTTGCTTAGCTCAATTCTTCGCACCAAATTAGTTGGTCGTATCCTCTCTAAAAAGAGAGCCATGCGTTCATACGCCTGCAATCGGTGAGAGGTGATTTCGTTGTTTTTCACATTTTGCGGTGTTTGAAGTTTTTGTGCCGAGAAATATTTATCAATCAAAAGATAAAAAATAGCACCTAAAAAAAGCATGGGTACTAAATATAAAAGCATGCGAATAATTTCCATAATTTAATGTATTGTAAAAGTACAAAGATAGAAATCTAAAAATTCATATCGTTTAATTAAAATCAAAAAAAATCTCAAATTATCGAATTTGCCCTATTTTAAAAAATGTAATAAAATATAATTTGTAAATATGCTTAAAAAATTGTATTTTGTCGCAACGAATTTAAAAAAATAATATATATGGCAAATTACACATCGCAAGAATTAATAGAATTAGAAAATCAATATGGAGCACACAACTATCACCCGCTACCCGTAGTGTTAGAGCGGGGACAAGGCGTGTATGCGTGGGATGTGGAGGGGAAGAAATATTTTGATTTTCTTTCGGCATATTCTGCGGTAAATCAAGGGCACTGCCACCCACGCATTGTGGAGGCGACCAAGAAACAAGCCGAAAAGCTTTGCCTCACTTCGCGAGCTTTTCATAATTCAGAATTGGGAAAATACGAAAAATTATTGGCAGAACTCATGAATATGGATCGTGTGTTGCCGATGAATTCTGGAGCCGAAGCGGTAGAAACGGCTTTGAAAATTACTCGAAAATGGGGCTATGAGAAAAAAGGCGTTCCTGCTGAGCAGGGCATTATTGTTGTGGCTAACGGGAATTTCCATGGGCGCACGACTACGATAATTTCTTTCTCTAATGATGAAAATGCGAGAGAGCATTTCGGGCCTTATACGCCAGGATTTATTTCTGTGTCTTATGACGATGCAGAGGCTTTGCAAAAAGTTTTGGAAGAAAATCCCAATGTAGTAGGTTTTCTCGTAGAGCCAATTCAGGGCGAGGCAGGCGTGTATGTGCCAAAAGATGGTTACTTGAAAGCCTGTGCCGATTTGTGTAAAAAGCATAATGTACTTTTCATTGCAGATGAAATTCAGACAGGAATTGCCCGCACTGGTAAAATGCTTGCTTGCGATCACGAGGGCGTAAAACCCGATGTGCTCACACTTGGCAAGGCACTTTCTGGAGGATTTTATCCCGTTTCGGCGGTGTTGGCAAAAGATGAGGTAATGGAGGTGTTGCACCCAGGGCAGCATGGATCTACTTTCGGCGGAAATCCATTGGCATGTGCCATAGCCACCGAGGCGTTGCAAGTTGTAATTGATGAGAAATTAGCCGAAAATGCCGATCAAATGGGGATTTTCTTTAGAGAAGAAATGCAGAAAATCATCGATAAACACAGCGATTTAGTTACCTTGGTTAGAGGAAAAGGATTGCTCAATGCCATCGTTATCAACGATACTGAAGACAGCGACACAGCATGGGAGCTATGTTTAGCCATGAAAGAAAACGGATTGCTTGCCAAACCTACGCACGGAAACATCATTCGTTTTGCGCCGCCACTTGTTATTAATAAAGCGCAACTCACTCAATGTTTAGAAATTATAGAAAAAAGCATTAGAGAATTTTCTAAAAATGATAATAAGGTGTAACTTTACACACATAACTAAAATTCACACAAAATCATGAAAATTGTAATTTCTGGCGGAACGGGTTATTTAGGCAGTTTGCTTGTCGATTATTATAAAACCAAGGCAGATGTTTATGTGCTCACGCGAAGCATTAAAAAAGATTTGCCAGCATCGGTAAAGCAAGTGGTGTGGGATGCCAAAAATGTAGGCGACTGGAGCGAATGTTTAGAAAACGCCGATGCGCTGATTAACTTGGCAGGGAAAAACATCAACACCCGAATGACCGAAAAAAATAAGCAAGAAATTTTACAATCAAGGATAGCCTCTACCGAGGCACTGGGCAAAGCGATTGAAGAATGCAAAAATCCACCTAAAATGTGGCTAAATGCATCTTCGGTAGCGATTTATGATGAAAGTAGAAGAGAAGAAAAAACAGAATTTTCAGAATTAAACGGCACCGATTTTTTATCTGAAGTCAGCCGAAAGTGGGAAATGGCATTTTACCGTTATGCCGAAGGAAAAACCAAAAAAGTGGTATTTAGAATCTCACTTGTTTTGGGCGACCATAAAGGAAGTGCATTGCATTCGCTCAAAAAACTTGTTCAGTTTGGGGGCGGGGGCAAAGCTGGTAACGGAACGCAAATGGTGAGCTGGGTGAGCGAAAAAGATTTTGTGCGAGCTATTTCTTACATCGTAAAACACGAATTGGAGGGCGATTTCAATATTGCTAATGGCAGTGCCGTCAGCAATAAATTATTGATGGAAATGCTACGCAAGAAATACAATCGCTCGTTTGGGCTTTCTGCTCCTAAGCTTTTAATTAAATTAGGGGGCGAAGTCATCGGCACACCGCCAGAGTTGATTTTAAGGAGTCAGAATGTAATCCCTAAACGATTGTGGAAGGCTGGTTTTAACTTCTTGCACGAATCCGTTTTAGATATTTAAGCCAAAGTTAAAGTTTATAGCAAAAAAAACTCAGTCATTTTGACTGAGTTTTTTTGTTTTTATGTAAAAAATAGATTTTGCATTATTTTGCTCTACGGCACCATACTGCCCATTGCACGAAAAATGCCCCAGGGTATTTTTTCTTAATGCGAGCCATATCTGTTGCGGCAGAACGCTTAGTAAAGTATTCTCCCACAAGCACACGATAGTCTGGGCGAGTGTACACCATTTCAGAAGATAAATCTGGGAAATTTCTTTTAAATTCATTTATCACACTATTTGCAAGGCTTCTATCCTTTGTGTATCGAATTTGAATTCTGTATCCTTTCACCTTTGGAGTTCTTGCACAAATATCAAAATTCTCACTTTCTTTCTTAGGTGTGTCCAAATTCGTTTTGCTTTTTAAGCACTTTTGGCTCGCCTCTTTTGAAATAAGAGAATCAATCACTTGATTAGCCTCAATGGTGTAAGAACCACCAGATATGCTATCTACAACCGAGATTTGCCCAAAGCTCACCCCGATGTAAAGGCATATAAATAAAGACAAAAACTTTTTCATACTTTCAATATCTTTTTGCAAATATAAGACACTTTCAAGACTTTGAAAGCTAAAATTTAAGAAATAGCTTAAAGCTCTTATTTGTTATCTGCCCTTTTTCTATAATAACTATCATTCCATTGATTTTGTTTGAAAATTTATGCGATATGCTTATTCAGTTTATTATGAGTAATTTAAGTGATTTGGTTTATTTAGAATATTTATAAATTAGCAAAAAAAGAGAATTAGATTGATTTTTTTTATGAAAGAATTAACGGAGCATGCTATTTTTGTAATTATTAATACTAAGTAAAACATACCCAAATTTCAATATTGTAAGAGAATGGCGTATTTGCAAAAAATTAAATGGAATTGTATTGCAGGGTTCATCTTGACTTTGATGTTCTCTGTAACCTACGCTCAGGATGCCGAGGCAATCAATGGCGACCCGAACAAGGGGAAGGAGTTATTTAATACTAATTGTGCAGCTTGTCACCAGCTAGATAAAAAAGTGGTAGGCCCTGCATTAGGAGGTATTGTAGAGAAATTGCAAACAGAGCAAGGGCTCGGAAGAGAGTGGTTGCATAAGTGGATTAGAAACAACGAAGAGTTACGTGCTTCTGGAGATGAGTATGCAATTAAGGTGTATGAGGAAAATGGCAAAGTAGCCATGACTCCGTTTCCTAATTTAACAGATCAGCAAATAGATGATATCTTGGCATATACATCTAATCCTCCTGCCGAGAAAGTAGAACCTGTAACTCAACTACAAGTAGAAGAGAAAGAGGGCGGAAGCCTTACTACAGGACCTATTGTTGTAGGTTTCTCGGTAATTGCATGTTTGCTTGTATGGATGCTTGTTCGAGTAAATAGCTTGAACCAATTGAGCTTAAAAGAATCTTTAGCAGAAGGTGAGGAGCTTCATAAGCAATCATTTAAAGAATTACTAGAGAAAAATCAAAAATATGTAAATTTTGGTTTGTTAGTACTTTCTTTATTAGCACTCTATGGCTTGTGGGAGGCAATGCTTGGGATAGATGTGAATAAAGGATATCGTCCAGAGCAACCAATTTATTTCTCGCACAAAATTCACGCAGGAGAGCAAGGTATTGATTGCCAAATGTGTCACACTAGTGCAAAGTATGGTAGAGTTTCAGGAATTCCTACTACTAATGTGTGTATGAACTGTCACTATTCTATCCAAGAGTATAAAGGAGACTATGTAGAAAAAGGAAAATCTAAGAAATTCTATACAGAGGAAATTCAAAAGATCTATGCTTCTTCAGGATTTGATAAGAATACAATGACTTATACTGGGGAAACAAAACCAATCGAATGGGTGAGAGTTCACAACATGCCAGATTTTGTACACTTCAATCACGCACAGCACGTTGTGGCGGGAGAAAATGCAATCAAAAAGGCTAAAAATGTGGAGCAAGTATGTTACGCTTGTCATGGTAGAGTAGATG
Coding sequences within:
- a CDS encoding CPBP family intramembrane glutamic endopeptidase; translation: MKTHRIFFIISTIVAMIINGCFFSCINEHFFGYDGVNANFDFSDVVEKFTTIVIFAPIIETILSQYLLYKLLRLTKIKSFYFYLIAMSVVFSLFHTYNWLYMLMTFVSALILNNFYLKTTNRYGNAEAALFTIFIHAAYNAFGFFFVD
- a CDS encoding CPBP family intramembrane glutamic endopeptidase, which gives rise to MKKNFFPNTILKVLALILFSFIFAGIGVFIIDNIVQEVSFASLNILMVFAILFPCLLVILYNKRKNTPITFFEKKYIKIGFLSVLFAPIILLLIDYALSIQLNYPSKKEVTFSALSVSVIAPIFEELYFRRIILNGLMQRYKKYHYIIAFIISNCLFTFVHSPEQYIFAFLAGTYLSFSFISTRNILFPIAIHIIFNSMNYFFR
- a CDS encoding ABC transporter ATP-binding protein; this encodes MIKIDRLNKNFGNNEVLKDISLEFLEGNIYGIVGENGAGKTTLFRCIAGLESYSGEILSENKPLKNHLGYLETEPFFYSRITGKEYIQLLCNARNKKVNIDEKNIFGLPLEQYASTYSTGMKKKLALTAILLQENKYYILDEPFNGIDIQSSIILVDIILKLKELNKIVLISSHIFSTLVDTCDKIIFLNKGQEPRIIQKSDFKDLEKEMKSKLILKGVEDIFK
- a CDS encoding DUF7935 family protein encodes the protein MEIIRMLLYLVPMLFLGAIFYLLIDKYFSAQKLQTPQNVKNNEITSHRLQAYERMALFLERIRPTNLVRRIELSNSLEEYEYALVHSIQEEYDHNLSQQIYILPDTWKIIFSTKNATQNFIKQCKDTLKPNASAEDLQTMILKKSVEGSEPFSGALLQLQSDVQSGFRDL
- the rocD gene encoding ornithine--oxo-acid transaminase; amino-acid sequence: MANYTSQELIELENQYGAHNYHPLPVVLERGQGVYAWDVEGKKYFDFLSAYSAVNQGHCHPRIVEATKKQAEKLCLTSRAFHNSELGKYEKLLAELMNMDRVLPMNSGAEAVETALKITRKWGYEKKGVPAEQGIIVVANGNFHGRTTTIISFSNDENAREHFGPYTPGFISVSYDDAEALQKVLEENPNVVGFLVEPIQGEAGVYVPKDGYLKACADLCKKHNVLFIADEIQTGIARTGKMLACDHEGVKPDVLTLGKALSGGFYPVSAVLAKDEVMEVLHPGQHGSTFGGNPLACAIATEALQVVIDEKLAENADQMGIFFREEMQKIIDKHSDLVTLVRGKGLLNAIVINDTEDSDTAWELCLAMKENGLLAKPTHGNIIRFAPPLVINKAQLTQCLEIIEKSIREFSKNDNKV
- a CDS encoding TIGR01777 family oxidoreductase encodes the protein MKIVISGGTGYLGSLLVDYYKTKADVYVLTRSIKKDLPASVKQVVWDAKNVGDWSECLENADALINLAGKNINTRMTEKNKQEILQSRIASTEALGKAIEECKNPPKMWLNASSVAIYDESRREEKTEFSELNGTDFLSEVSRKWEMAFYRYAEGKTKKVVFRISLVLGDHKGSALHSLKKLVQFGGGGKAGNGTQMVSWVSEKDFVRAISYIVKHELEGDFNIANGSAVSNKLLMEMLRKKYNRSFGLSAPKLLIKLGGEVIGTPPELILRSQNVIPKRLWKAGFNFLHESVLDI
- a CDS encoding SPOR domain-containing protein, coding for MKKFLSLFICLYIGVSFGQISVVDSISGGSYTIEANQVIDSLISKEASQKCLKSKTNLDTPKKESENFDICARTPKVKGYRIQIRYTKDRSLANSVINEFKRNFPDLSSEMVYTRPDYRVLVGEYFTKRSAATDMARIKKKYPGAFFVQWAVWCRRAK
- a CDS encoding c-type cytochrome, which translates into the protein MAYLQKIKWNCIAGFILTLMFSVTYAQDAEAINGDPNKGKELFNTNCAACHQLDKKVVGPALGGIVEKLQTEQGLGREWLHKWIRNNEELRASGDEYAIKVYEENGKVAMTPFPNLTDQQIDDILAYTSNPPAEKVEPVTQLQVEEKEGGSLTTGPIVVGFSVIACLLVWMLVRVNSLNQLSLKESLAEGEELHKQSFKELLEKNQKYVNFGLLVLSLLALYGLWEAMLGIDVNKGYRPEQPIYFSHKIHAGEQGIDCQMCHTSAKYGRVSGIPTTNVCMNCHYSIQEYKGDYVEKGKSKKFYTEEIQKIYASSGFDKNTMTYTGETKPIEWVRVHNMPDFVHFNHAQHVVAGENAIKKAKNVEQVCYACHGRVDEMNVVEMANDFTMGWCINCHRETQVDMDNGYNKAYYSELHEKLKKQYGDNATITVDAIGGLECAKCHY